One Oncorhynchus keta strain PuntledgeMale-10-30-2019 chromosome 22, Oket_V2, whole genome shotgun sequence DNA window includes the following coding sequences:
- the LOC118401485 gene encoding adenomatous polyposis coli protein 2-like, translating to MANTTASYDQLVYQVEALRQENSHLRRELEDNSNHLSKLENETTDMKGVLKGLQSKLELEAGTLASSGRTDVLDQLKELHMDLTNYYELKYQPQNLRVLPDCLGSLAAQSGDMDDCLACLPPSSSRARSPLRPSSRQSSSLSGEGTAVNPGALTKVMLGDRRITAQHLEDLYKERTMLLSEIDKEERERHWYYSQLQGLSQRLNQLPRIDTFSIQIDLIRQQLEFEAHQLRSVMEERFGTSDEMVQRTQIRVARLEQLEKELQEAQESRGTQEKSLCEISSCEKQPIPETEHALTASALDAQGDGSKVEMVFWLLSMLANRDKEEMSRTLLALSSSQDSCIAMRKSGCVPLLVQILHDGPGGAGESARSVACSREAQSRASTALHNIVYSQPDEGQARREMRVLHVLEQIRSHCDSGWDWIESHVRTPSPGGTTTTDIPEPVEPQICQAMCAVMKLSFEEEYRRAMNELGGLQVVAEVMHLDQELYGMQNDPINMALRRYAGMALTNLTFGDVVNKATLCTKKSCLQAIVTQLASDSEELHQVVSSILRNLSWRADINSKRVLRDVGSVTGLITCALQATKESTLKSLLSALWNLSAHSPENKVAICSVDGALGFLVSTLTYRCQTNSLAIIESGGGILRNVSSLVATRDDYRQILRDHNCLQTLLQHLRSHSLTIVSNACGTLWNLSARSPKDQELLWDLGAVSMLRNLIHSKHKMIAMGSAAALQNLLTNRPFKYKDAAVISPGSCMPSLYMRKQKALEAELDAKHLAETFDSIEKKPCAKHPSINKPLWHIESLAKDYASDSGCFDDDEAPNVSSSLDTGSFSVLSMFLTNSNFLQNQPRKKDSEPERDVEPPQTEEKKPVPPEDEVSVAAEKLAKKITNTVAKIDKLVENITMHTSSEDSFSLSSEDRFADLPYGSDELHEARAKSCSPCRLSDTSSYAHRERLNRAHAIIRLKTTHASLSTDSLNSGSTSDGYCGSKDQIRPSARRPNKLDLKVAHQEYLNVGAHVLNEASQIDVPERDSVDSKNVKLPDLNSTKTEKSQAVPPQTPASLSTKLSSDVSMTSIKLSPSYQHVPLIQSVAKFGVAKTAINVHAAQAMRRQAWVPTVMTGGSLTKFSPMSSARSPTIGPMETLQKYSVENTPICFSRCSSLSSLSSGDEALDGQSQSENELESDSSLEIIEVEDEDLVKREEENETLEDLSDSQLLVTDSKTCQSLGTDPIEIPCPTKHEKVFLRGVSPGILEDRSPSSSSENYIHETPLVMSRCSSVSSLGSFESHSIASSILSDPCSEMISGTISPSDLPDSPGQTMPPSRSKTPCFAESNGTESQNDGTAGQWESSLRKFMDIADFKERFNLPPDLDTMIYFTVEKPTENFSCASSLSALPLHEHFIQKDVELKLTPILQQKDNNPTFPQAQGEPDDNEHPSFMDQGERYSEGNSDDDIEILKECINSAMPSKFRKVRPSLISTLPTHVLKSQTRKPIPVYMMVPNNANQMCSGRRIVMQQKDLYLDDSSYTDSAEGTPVNISSTTSLSDETLQYPVRDKGAKDWRVRNMNKQELLDQEAKRIEDLRVFSHFHKNTKMTSQPDIPVNQMNRSIKHVIPTQRVLMQSKEVADRVANQRKHDQSPIQQRQKQGQVLTRTLDLPIIKPNTEGNQNQRSLQGNKAFQSIRCPTEEAIYCLYNEQTDKEEGVIKRAGKKQMRESSKNTLSQSMTNIGRIDNSQTRPKGFNRIKHKLIMDETPPCYSLSGSLSSLIDAEFEEHQSKAQQIWVKNKHNKISNQAQQKRPMHIHNQYEEQSSPSSVSMDSEDDLLQKCITSAMPKQRKKLSARKKAEKKQKQRNVMQNVASGWNKEQEFDSEDMASDKDSDLNSVEWREIQEGANSVVTRLQASKSQEPSSEETESVLSFMSGSSFTPKEKKIFKDKKANKPLDFNQRKPVPNLPVVFRGRTVTYTPKKEINLSQIPPPNKMSPKTDDPKNPNLAQQRSRSLHRLGQPLDSTQWCLPKRSSTPPPRIPKSSSSGSSQSSTPSRQSPKKITFPSQTSQSVSKKDTTPASSPPERNGRSTVPSNPTQKSPAHKTQKSPVRIPFMQNAARQSRTLSPLVTNQPTSISRQNSQVAGKRIPPATRMTSVHSSCSESDRNGFLRQLTFIKESKTMMRRDGPSSRSVPTSQHASPRKAIPGAPAVFLCSSRCQELKEVAQGPRRMQERGPGQRQESRQGLQRQTVTLSRACSSNRDLSTRHPARRTSSESPCRLPQRNISATKQQERDTIKRHSSSPSINILSRVTSRSSLRSSSSDSSGRAKSEDDTNKKQQRTGSRLNDRVTWRRIRDEDVPQILKSTLPSTALPLLPVPEGPKPKPPALPGKLPTILLNSRKTSDATVQTEDFSSNKTNSSTSPTVETAPVISEEAARLALLRKISIGSGQDRGSDGSLKSYSTASTGNSHSVETHTGGVGHFRQSSPSMAVRVTPFNYIPSPMACCLQDTQSQETTINEKSCDKSEAQ from the exons ATGGCAAACACCACGGCTTCCTATGACCAGCTGGTCTACCAGGTGGAAGCTCTCCGCCAGGAGAATTCCCATCTGCGGAGAGAGCTGGAGGACAACTCCAACCACCTGTCCAAGCTGGAGAACGAGACCACCGACATGAAG GGGGTTCTGAAGGGGCTGCAAAGCAAACTGGAGCTGGAAGCTGGCACTTTGGCCTCTTCTGGGAGGACTGATGTGCTGGACCAGCTCAAAG AGTTGCACATGGACTTGACCAACTACTATGAGCTGAAGTACCAGCCGCAAAACTTGCGTGTTCTCCCAGACTGTCTAGGCAGTCTGGCAGCTCAGTCGGGTGACATGGACGATTGTCTGGCCTGcttgcctccctcctcctccagagCCAGGAGCCCCCTGCGGCCTTCATCCCGCCagagctcctctctgtctggggAGGGCACGGCTGTGAACCCTGGAGCCCTGACCAAAGTCATGCTGGGAGACAGGCGCATCACGGCCCAGCATCTGGAAGACCTCTACAAAGAGAG AACGATGTTGCTAAGTGAGATAGACAAGGAGGAGCGGGAGCGTCACTGGTACTACAGCCAGCTCCAGGGACTGTCTCAGCGGCTGAACCAACTGCCACGCATCGACACG TTCTCCATACAGATTGACCTCATTCGCCAGCAGCTGGAGTTCGAGGCACATCAGTTGCGTTCTGTCATGGAGGAACGCTTCGGAACCAGCGATGAAATGGTCCAGAGGACACAG ATCCGTGTGgctcgtctggaacagctggagAAAGAACTACAGGAGGCCCAGGAGTCCAGAGGCACCCAGGAGAAGAGCCTGTGTGAG ATCTCAAGCTGTGAAAAGCAGCCTATTCCCGAAACTGAACATGCGTTGACTGCTTCTGCTCTGGATGCACAAGGAGATGGAAGCAAA GTGGAGATGGTGTTCTGGCTGCTCTCCATGCTGGCCAACCGGGACAAGGAGGAGATGTCCCGCACTCTGCTGGCCTTGTCCAGCTCCCAAGACAGCTGCATCGCCATGCGCAAGTCCGGCTGCGTTCCCCTGCTGGTGCAGATCCTGCACGACGGCCCAGGGGGCGCCGGAGAGTCGGCCAGGAGTGTAGCATGCAGCCGGGAGGCCCAGTCCAGAGCCAGCACTGCCCTGCATAACATAGTGTACTCCCAGCCCGACGAGGGCCAGGCCCGGCGGGAGATGAGGGTGCTGCACGTGCTGGAGCAGATCCGCTCGCACTGTGACAGCGGCTGGGACTGGATTGAGAGCCATGTGCGTACTCCCTCTCCTGGAGGTACTACAACCACAG ACATCCCTGAGCCAGTGGAGCCCCAGATCTGCCAGGCCATGTGTGCTGTCATGAAGCTTTCCTTCGAGGAGGAGTACCGAAGAGCCATGAATGAACTAG GAGGGTTGCAGGTGGTTGCAGAGGTGATGCACTTGGACCAGGAGCTGTACGGCATGCAGAACGATCCCATCAATATGGCACTTCGACGCTACGCGGGAATGGCACTGACAAACCTTACTTTCGGAGATGTCGTCAACAAG GCCACTCTCTGCACAAAGAAAAGCTGCCTGCAGGCCATTGTCACCCAACTTGCATCTGATAGTGAGGAACTACATCAG GTAGTGTCAAGTATTCTTAGAAATCTGTCATGGCGTGCAGACATCAACAGCAAGAGGGTCCTTAGAGACGTGGGGAGTGTAACAGGATTGATAACCTGTGCTCTTCAAGCTACAAAG GAATCCACCTTGAAGAGCCTCCTCAGCGCTCTGTGGAATCTGTCAGCACACAGTCCTGAGAACAAGGTGGCCATTTGCTCAGTAGATGGGGCTCTGGGCTTCTTGGTCAGCACCCTCACCTACAGATGTCAGACCAACTCACTGGCAATCATTGAGAGTGGAGGTGGCATCCTGCGTAATGTGTCCAGTCTTGTGGCCACCAGGGACGATTACAG GCAAATCCTCAGAGACCACAACTGCCTCCAAACGCTGCTACAGCACCTGCGCTCCCACAGCCTGACAATTGTGAGCAACGCTTGTGGGACCCTCTGGAATCTCTCTGCCCGCAGTCCCAAGGACCAGGAACTGCTGTGGGACCTGGGAGCGGTCAGCATGCTGCGCAACCTCATACACTCCAAGCACAAAATGATAGCCATGGGAAGTGCCGCAGCTCTACAGAACCTGCTCACGAACCGGCCCTTCAAGTATAAGGATGCCGCGGTCATATCCCCTGGTTCCTGCATGCCCTCACTCTACATGAGGAAGCAGAAAGCACTAGAGGCTGAGCTAGATGCAAAGCACCTTGCGGAGACATTTGATTCTATTGAAAAAAAACCCTGTGCCAAGCATCCAAGCATCAACAAGCCACTGTGGCACATCGAAAGCCTGGCAAAAGATTATGCATCTGACTCGGGCTGCTTTGACGATGATGAGGCCCCTAATGTCTCCAGTAGTCTGGACACAGGGAGTTTCTCCGTGCTCTCCATGTTCCTGACCAACTCCAACTTTCTTCAAAACCAGCCTCGCAAGAAGGACAGTGAACCGGAGAGAGATGTGGAGCCACCACAGACAGAGGAAAAGAAGCCAGTGCCTCCAGAAGATGAGGTGTCTGTTGCAGCAGAAAAATTAGCAAAAAAGATCACCAACACTGTGGCTAAGATTGATAAGCTTGTGGAGAACATTACCATGCATACATCTTCGGAGGACAGCTTTAGCCTTAGCTCAGAGGACCGTTTTGCAGACCTGCCCTATGGATCAGATGAACTCCATGAGGCCCGGGCCAAGTCATGCTCCCCCTGCCGCCTCTCTGATACCAGCAGCTATGCACACAGAGAACGTCTAAACAGAGCCCATGCTATCATACGTCTCAAAACTACCCATGCAAGTTTGTCCACTGACAGTCTGAACAGTGGCAGCACCAGTGATGGCTATTGTGGTAGCAAGGACCAGATTAGGCCCTCAGCGAGACGGCCTAACAAGCTTGATCTTAAGGTGGCCCATCAAGAATACCTTAACGTCGGAGCTCATGTCCTCAATGAGGCAAGTCAGATCGACGTACCAGAGAGAGATTCTGTGGACAGCAAAAATGTGAAATTGCCTGATCTTAATAGCACAAAAACAGAGAAGAGCCAAGCGGTGCCCCCTCAAACACCAGCTAGCCTATCAACTAAATTATCTTCTGATGTCAGCATGACTTCCATAAAGCTGTCCCCTTCCTATCAACATGTCCCTCTAATTCAAAGTGTCGCTAAGTTTGGTGTTGCAAAGACTGCCATCAATGTACATGCAGCTCAAGCAATGAGGAGACAAGCCTGGGTCCCAACTGTGATGACTGGGGGGAGTTTAACCAAGTTTTCTCCAATGAGCTCTGCTAGAAGTCCTACCATTGGACCAATGGAGACACTGCAGAAGTATTCAGTGGAGAACACACCAATCTGTTTCTCCCGTTGCAgttccctgtcctccctctcctctggtgATGAAGCTCTTGACGGGCAGAGTCAAAGTGAAAATGAGTTAGAGAGTGACTCATCACTTGAGATCATTGAAGTGGAAGATGAGGATCTGGtaaagagggaagaggagaatgAGACCTTGGAGGATCTTAGTGATAGCCAACTGCTAGTCACTGATTCAAAAACCTGTCAAAGCCTTGGGACTGATCCAATTGAAATTCCCTGCCCAACCAAACATGAAAAGGTGTTCCTGAGGGGTGTCTCACCAGGCATACTTGAGGACAGATCACCTTCAAGTTCGTCAGAGAACTACATCCATGAGACCCCACTTGTGATGAGTCGTTGTAGCTCTGTCAGCTCACTGGGTAGCTTTGAATCTCACTCAATTGCCAGCTCCATACTAAGTGATCCATGCAGCGAAATGATCAGTGGGACCATAAGTCCAAGTGATCTTCCTGACAGTCCAGGGCAAACCATGCCTCCCAGTCGAAGCAAAACTCCATGCTTTGCTGAATCAAATGGTACAGAAAGCCAAAACGATGGGACAGCAGGGCAGTGGGAAAGCAGCTTGCGCAAGTTCATGGATATTGCAGACTTTAAGGAAAGGTTCAACCTGCCTCCAGATTTAGACACCATGATCTACTTTACAGTGGAAAAGCCGACAGAGAACTTTTCATGCGCCTCTAGCTTGAGTGCTCTACCTCTTCATGAGCACTTCATTCAGAAGGATGTTGAACTGAAATTGACCCCCATACTCCAGCAAAAGGACAACAATCCAACATTCCCACAGGCTCAGGGAGAGCCAGATGACAATGAGCATCCTTCCTTTATGGACCAAGGGGAAAGATATAGTGAGGGCAATTCAGATGATGATATAGAAATTCTCAAAGAATGCATCAATTCAGCAATGCCCTCCAAGTTCAGGAAAGTAAGGCCCTCCCTGATCTCCACCTTACCCACCCATGTTCTAAAATCACAAACCCGAAAACCTATACCTGTTTATATGATGGTTCCTAACAATGCCAATCAAATGTGCTCAGGGAGAAggattgtaatgcaacaaaaggACTTATATCTGGATGATTCCTCATATACTGATTCTGCAGAGGGCACCCCTGTCAACATTTCCAGCACGACATCGTTAAGTGACGAAACACTTCAGTACCCAGTGAGGGACAAGGGGGCAAAAGATTGGAGGGTAAGAAATATGAACAAACAGGAATTGTTGGATCAAGAGGCAAAGAGAATTGAAGACCTTCGGGTTTTTTCGCACTTCCACAAGAACACTAAAATGACCAGTCAGCCTGACATACCAGTCAATCAAATGAACAGGTCAATCAAACATGTCATTCCCACTCAAAGAGTACTGATGCAGAGCAAAGAGGTGGCTGATAGAGTGGCTAACCAGAGAAAGCATGATCAATCACCCATTCAACAAAGACAAAAGCAGGGACAGGTCCTAACAAGGACACTGGATCTGCCTATCATAAAGCCAAACACAGAGGGGAACCAAAATCAGAGATCACTCCAGGGGAACAAGGCTTTTCAGTCCATCCGCTGTCCCACAGAGGAAGCCATTTACTGCTTATACAatgaacagacagacaaagaggagGGAGTGATTAAAAGGGCAGGGAAAAAACAGATGAGAGAGTCCAGCAAGAACACTCTTTCCCAAAGTATGACTAATATTGGTCGGATTGACAATTCCCAGACAAGACCCAAAGGTTTTAATAGGATCAAGCACAAACTAATAATGGACGAAACACCCCCATGTTATTCTCTTAGTGGATCTCTTAGCTCTTTGATTGATGCAGAATTTGAGGAACACCAATCAAAAGCCCAGCAAATATGGGTGAAAAACAAACACAACAAGATATCTAACCAGGCCCAACAAAAAAGACCAATGCACATCCACAATCAGTATGAGGAACAAAGCTCACCAAGCTCAGTCAGTATGGATTCAGAGGATGATCTTCTGCAAAAATGCATAACATCTGCAATGCCCAAGCAGAGGAAGAAGCTTTCTGCAAGAAAGAAAGCAGAGAAGAAGCAGAAACAAAGAAACGTCATGCAGAATGTGGCCAGTGGATGGAACAAAGAACAAGAATTTGACAGTGAGGATATGGCTTCGGATAAAGACTCAGACCTCAACAGTGTTgaatggagagaaatacaagaaGGCGCTAATTCTGTTGTCACACGCTTACAAGCATCAAAGTCTCAAGAACCGTCCTCTGAAGAGACCGAATCTGTCCTCTCTTTTATGTCTGGATCTAGTTTTACTCCTAAAGAAAAGAAGATCTTTAAAGACAAAAAAGCTAACAAACCTCTGGACTTTAACCAACGTAAGCCAGTTCCAAATCTGCCAGTGGTCTTCAGAGGTAGAACAGTGACATACACCCCTAAGAAAGAGATAAATCTCTCACAAATACCTcctcctaacaaaatgtcacCCAAGACAGATGATCCAAAGAATCCAAACCTTGCTCAACAGAGGTCAAGGAGTCTCCACCGTTTGGGACAACCCCTGGACTCCACACAGTGGTGTTTGCCGAAAAGAAGCTCAACCCCACCTCCGAGGATACCAAAGAGCTCATCATCTGGATCATCTCAAAGCTCTACTCCATCGAGACAGTCACCGAAGAAAATAACCTTCCCCTCACAAACTAGTCAATCTGTTTCCAAAAAAGATACCACACCAGCAAGTAGTCCACCTGAAAGGAATGGACGTTCCACTGTTCCTTCAAATCCGACCCAAAAATCTCCAGCACACAAAACACAGAAGTCACCCGTCCGAATACCCTTCATGCAGAATGCAGCAAGACAGTCCAGAACTCTATCACCATTGGTAACCAACCAACCCACAAGTATCAGCAGGCAAAACAGTCAGGTGGCAGGAAAAAGAATACCTCCAGCCACTCGCATGACATCTGTCCATTCAAGCTGCAGCGAATCTGACCGCAATGGGTTCCTGAGGCAATTGACCTTCATCAAGGAATCAAAGACTATGATGAGACGTGACGGTCCGTCCTCACGCTCTGTTCCTACCTCGCAACATGCATCGCCCAGAAAAGCAATCCCAGGTGCTCCTGCAGTCTTCCTCTGCTCATCTCGATGCCAAGAGCTAAAGGAAGTTGCTCAGGGACCAAGAAGGATGCAAGAAAGGGGGCCAGGGCAAAGGCAAGAGTCAAGGCAGGGGCTACAAAGGCAGACTGTGACTCTGTCCAGAGCCTGCTCTAGTAACCGAGACCTCTCAACCAGGCATCCAGCCAGGAGAACCAGCTCAGAGAGTCCCTGCAGGTTGCCTCAGAGGAACATCTCTGCAACCAAGCAGCAGGAAAGAGACACAATCAAGCGCCATTCCTCATCGCCCAGCATTAACATACTGAGCAGAGTAACCAGCCGTTCCTCCCTCCGCTCCTCGTCCTCTGACTCAAGTGGGCGAGCCAAGAGTGAGGATGATACAAATAAgaagcagcagagaactggatcaCGTCTCAATGACAGAGTCACTTGGAGGAGAATTCGGGATGAGGATGTTCCTCAAATCTTGAAGAGCACTCTGCCATCTACTGCACTGCCTCTGTTGCCTGTTCCTGAAGGGCCAAAACCTAAACCACCGGCACTGCCAGGGAAACTGCCGACCATTTTACTTAATTCAAGAAAGACGAGCGACGCCACAGTCCAAACAGAGGATTTCTCGTCCAACAAGACCAACTCAAGCACCTCTCCAACTGTTGAGACAGCTCCAGTCATCTCAGAGGAGGCAGCGAGACTAGCCCTCCTTAGAAAGATCAGCATTGGCTCCGGCCAAGATAGAGGCTCTGATGGATCCCTAAAGAGCTACAGCACAGCCTCTACTGGAAATTCACACTCTGTGGAAACTCACACAGGTGGCGTCGGTCATTTCCGTCAGAGCTCCCCCAGCATGGCGGTTAGGGTTACCCCATTCAACTACATACCCAGCCCCATGGCTTGCTGCCTGCAAGACACACAGAGCCAAGAAACAACAATCAATGAGAAGTCATGTGATAAATCTGAAGCGCAGTAG